A window from Citrobacter amalonaticus encodes these proteins:
- a CDS encoding N(4)-(beta-N-acetylglucosaminyl)-L-asparaginase: protein MWGIIATWRMALEGVTESASALAAGQTAASAVVDAVAAVEDFPLYKSVGYGGLPTEKGEVELDAAFMDGDTLAFGAVGNLVDIANPVRVAHALSRQRYNSLLVGQGAREWALSQGFAEKTMLTDRAIQHYRKRCRETLDKGLSPYDGHDTVGIIGLDTQGSMSVATSTSGLFMKKRGRLGDSPIIGSGFYCDSQIGAATATGVGEDLMKGCTSYEIVRRMAQGMTPQQAADSVVFELEDNLMSRFGRVGDLSVVCMNHRGEFGAATNIKTFSFTVATASHPLTVYLAERRHEKTYYQPVDEAWMQAYAARIRAPIEEE from the coding sequence GCGCTTGAAGGCGTTACTGAGTCCGCTTCCGCGCTGGCTGCAGGCCAAACAGCGGCCAGTGCGGTAGTCGATGCCGTTGCCGCAGTTGAGGACTTCCCATTATACAAGTCCGTTGGCTACGGCGGACTGCCAACCGAAAAGGGTGAGGTGGAACTGGATGCCGCATTCATGGATGGCGACACGCTGGCGTTCGGCGCCGTGGGCAATCTCGTGGATATCGCCAATCCGGTACGCGTTGCGCACGCCCTGAGTCGTCAACGGTATAACAGCCTGCTTGTCGGCCAGGGTGCCCGAGAATGGGCGTTAAGCCAGGGGTTTGCAGAAAAAACCATGCTTACCGACCGCGCCATCCAACACTATCGCAAACGCTGCCGCGAGACGCTGGATAAGGGACTGAGTCCTTATGACGGCCATGATACCGTCGGCATTATCGGACTGGACACACAAGGTTCGATGAGCGTGGCGACCTCCACCAGCGGTCTGTTTATGAAAAAACGCGGTCGTCTGGGAGATTCCCCGATTATTGGTTCCGGCTTCTACTGCGACAGTCAAATCGGCGCCGCGACCGCCACTGGCGTTGGCGAAGACCTGATGAAGGGGTGCACCAGCTACGAAATCGTTCGCCGTATGGCACAGGGCATGACGCCGCAGCAGGCTGCGGACTCCGTGGTTTTTGAACTGGAGGACAACCTGATGTCCCGCTTTGGCAGGGTGGGCGATTTATCCGTCGTGTGTATGAATCACCGGGGAGAATTTGGCGCGGCGACCAATATCAAAACCTTCTCGTTTACCGTTGCCACCGCCAGTCATCCACTCACCGTCTATCTCGCGGAACGTCGGCACGAAAAGACGTATTACCAGCCAGTCGATGAGGCGTGGATGCAGGCCTATGCGGCACGGATCCGTGCGCCAATAGAGGAAGAATAA
- a CDS encoding leucyl aminopeptidase family protein has protein sequence MMTYQLIQSLSEAQPNAHLIARPTSQQLPDTALINEMRATGNMADTCFGCAPYKRITLIPSALWQDNLTDGLLNALRPLFTTPVSSHVIIDVREIHETVLLQVLRFLFNQVHRLDDLQLKTTDNATIRLDHITALCLPEQREALEEIFRRQQAIANGMVAARRLADMPSEQCTPQVVVEEAQRLCAAYPDLRCEVLDEQAIVAQGLGLLHAVGKGSSRPPRLLAIHYDGVSSGPVRSYVGKGITFDTGGLWLKEGAGMYTMKYDMCGAANVLGLMLSIAGLALPVRVMGVLALAENAIGPDAMQPGNVARACNGMTVEINNTDAEGRLVLADAIAWASQRHKETRYIIDLATLTGAVVKALGYELSGLMTQDSALRAALTVAGEQSGDRVWSLPLDAHLKKQTESAIADLCNTPTNNAAISASAAWLLHHFCPATIPWAHLDVSGTALWREGGRSVASGRPIPLLMEHLLNDLAVEKSPSE, from the coding sequence ATGATGACATATCAGTTGATTCAGTCCCTTTCAGAGGCGCAACCCAACGCGCACCTGATTGCCCGTCCCACAAGCCAACAGTTACCAGACACCGCGCTGATAAACGAAATGCGTGCCACGGGTAACATGGCGGATACCTGTTTTGGCTGCGCCCCTTACAAACGCATCACCCTCATTCCATCAGCACTGTGGCAGGACAACCTGACCGACGGTTTGCTGAACGCATTACGTCCACTGTTCACCACGCCGGTCAGTTCTCACGTGATCATTGATGTTCGCGAAATACACGAAACCGTGCTGCTTCAGGTTCTGCGTTTTCTGTTCAATCAGGTACATCGCCTTGACGACCTGCAACTGAAAACTACAGACAACGCGACGATAAGACTCGACCACATAACGGCGCTTTGTTTACCCGAACAGCGGGAAGCGTTAGAGGAAATTTTCCGTCGGCAGCAGGCCATTGCCAACGGCATGGTCGCCGCCCGCCGCCTGGCGGATATGCCATCCGAGCAGTGTACGCCGCAGGTCGTTGTCGAAGAGGCCCAACGTCTATGCGCGGCTTACCCTGACCTGCGCTGCGAAGTGCTGGACGAACAGGCCATCGTAGCGCAAGGCCTTGGCTTGCTGCACGCCGTGGGGAAAGGCTCCAGCCGCCCGCCCCGCCTGCTGGCGATTCATTACGACGGCGTCAGCAGCGGCCCGGTGCGCAGCTATGTCGGGAAAGGCATCACTTTCGACACCGGCGGTTTGTGGCTGAAAGAAGGCGCGGGCATGTACACCATGAAGTACGACATGTGCGGCGCAGCCAACGTGCTTGGGCTGATGCTCAGTATTGCCGGGCTGGCGCTGCCGGTTCGAGTCATGGGCGTACTGGCGCTGGCGGAAAACGCCATTGGTCCCGACGCCATGCAACCGGGTAACGTAGCACGCGCCTGTAACGGGATGACGGTGGAGATCAACAACACCGACGCCGAAGGACGACTGGTACTTGCTGACGCCATTGCCTGGGCCAGCCAGCGCCACAAAGAGACTCGCTATATCATTGATTTAGCAACGCTGACCGGCGCCGTGGTGAAAGCGCTGGGCTATGAGCTGAGTGGATTGATGACCCAGGATAGCGCGCTGCGTGCGGCGTTAACCGTTGCCGGTGAGCAGAGCGGAGATAGAGTCTGGTCGCTGCCATTGGACGCTCACCTGAAAAAACAAACGGAGAGCGCGATTGCCGATCTGTGCAATACGCCGACTAACAACGCGGCAATCAGCGCATCGGCGGCCTGGCTGCTTCATCATTTTTGTCCGGCGACGATTCCATGGGCGCATCTCGACGTCAGCGGTACGGCGTTGTGGCGCGAAGGGGGAAGAAGCGTGGCATCGGGCAGACCGATTCCACTGCTGATGGAGCATTTACTTAACGATCTGGCAGTTGAGAAGTCCCCCTCTGAGTGA
- a CDS encoding DnaA inactivator Hda: MNTPAQLSLPLYLPDDETFASFWPGDNASLLAALQNVLRQEHSGYIYLWSREGAGRSHLLHAACAELSQRGDAVGYVPLDKRTWFVPEVLDGMEHLSLVCIDNIECVAGDEEWEMAIFDLYNRILESGKTRLLITGDRPPRQLKLGLPDLASRLDWGQIYKLQPLSDEDKLQALQLRARLRGFELPEDVGRFLLKRLDREMRTLFMTLDQLDHASISAQRKLTIPFVKEILKL; encoded by the coding sequence CTGAACACACCGGCACAGCTCTCTTTGCCACTTTATCTGCCTGACGACGAAACGTTTGCAAGTTTCTGGCCGGGAGATAACGCCTCTTTACTGGCCGCACTGCAAAACGTGCTGCGCCAGGAGCATAGCGGATACATCTATCTCTGGTCGCGTGAAGGCGCCGGCCGCAGCCATTTGCTGCATGCTGCCTGTGCTGAATTATCGCAGCGTGGTGATGCCGTGGGCTATGTGCCGCTGGACAAGCGCACCTGGTTTGTACCGGAAGTGCTCGACGGGATGGAACACCTGTCGTTAGTCTGTATCGACAATATTGAATGTGTCGCGGGTGATGAAGAGTGGGAGATGGCGATATTTGATCTCTACAACCGCATTCTGGAATCCGGAAAAACGCGGTTACTGATCACCGGCGATCGTCCTCCACGGCAGTTAAAGCTGGGGTTGCCCGATCTGGCCTCGCGTCTGGATTGGGGGCAAATCTACAAGCTGCAACCGCTGTCGGATGAAGATAAGCTGCAGGCGCTACAGCTACGCGCCCGACTGCGCGGATTTGAACTCCCGGAAGACGTGGGGCGCTTCTTGCTCAAACGGCTCGACAGAGAAATGCGCACGCTGTTTATGACGCTCGATCAGCTTGATCACGCCTCCATCTCCGCGCAGCGCAAATTGACCATTCCGTTCGTGAAAGAAATTCTGAAGCTCTAG
- the uraA gene encoding uracil permease, whose product MTRRAIGVSERPPLLQTIPLSLQHLFAMFGATVLVPVLFHINPATVLLFNGIGTLLYLFICKGKIPAYLGSSFAFISPVLLLLPLGYEVALGGFIMCGVLFCLVSFIVKKAGTGWLDVMFPPAAMGAIVAVIGLELAGVAAGMAGLLPAEGQSADSKTIIISMVTLAVTVFGSVLFRGFLAIIPILIGVLAGYALSFAMGVVDTTPIAEAHWFALPTFYTPRFEWFAILTILPAALVVIAEHVGHLVVTANIVKKDLVRDPGLHRSMFANGLSTVISGFFGSTPNTTYGENIGVMAITRVYSTWVIGGAAIFAILLSCVGKLAAAIQIIPLPVMGGVSLLLYGVIGASGIRVLIESKVDYNKAQNLILTSVILIIGVSGAKVHIGAAELKGMALATIVGIGLSLIFKLISVLRPEEVVLDAEDADTPKP is encoded by the coding sequence ATGACGCGCCGTGCTATCGGGGTGAGTGAAAGACCGCCACTTTTACAGACAATCCCGCTTAGTTTGCAACACCTGTTCGCCATGTTTGGCGCAACCGTGCTGGTGCCAGTTCTGTTTCATATCAACCCGGCTACCGTTCTGTTGTTCAACGGGATCGGGACCTTGCTGTATCTCTTTATCTGTAAAGGAAAAATTCCTGCCTATTTAGGTTCAAGCTTCGCGTTTATCTCACCGGTTCTGCTGCTGTTGCCGTTGGGATACGAAGTGGCGCTGGGCGGCTTCATCATGTGTGGTGTGCTGTTCTGCCTGGTTTCTTTCATTGTCAAGAAAGCGGGAACCGGCTGGCTGGACGTGATGTTTCCTCCTGCGGCAATGGGCGCAATCGTTGCCGTCATCGGTCTTGAACTGGCAGGCGTGGCCGCTGGTATGGCTGGATTGCTGCCTGCGGAAGGACAATCTGCGGATTCGAAGACCATCATTATCTCGATGGTGACGCTGGCGGTGACCGTGTTTGGCTCGGTGCTGTTTCGTGGTTTCCTTGCGATTATCCCGATCCTGATTGGGGTACTGGCAGGTTATGCACTGTCATTTGCGATGGGCGTGGTTGATACCACACCGATTGCCGAGGCGCACTGGTTTGCGCTGCCGACCTTCTACACGCCGCGCTTTGAGTGGTTCGCCATTTTGACTATTCTGCCTGCGGCGCTGGTGGTGATTGCCGAACACGTCGGTCACCTCGTGGTCACGGCGAATATCGTCAAAAAAGATCTGGTTCGCGATCCGGGTCTGCATCGCTCGATGTTTGCCAACGGTTTGTCGACGGTGATTTCTGGCTTCTTTGGCTCCACGCCGAACACCACCTACGGTGAGAACATTGGTGTAATGGCAATCACCCGTGTTTACAGTACCTGGGTAATTGGCGGCGCGGCGATTTTCGCGATTCTGCTGTCCTGCGTCGGTAAACTGGCGGCGGCGATCCAGATCATTCCGCTACCGGTGATGGGTGGGGTGTCATTGCTGCTGTACGGGGTGATCGGGGCATCCGGTATTCGCGTGCTGATTGAATCGAAAGTGGATTACAACAAAGCGCAGAACCTGATCCTGACCTCTGTCATTCTGATCATTGGCGTCAGCGGCGCGAAAGTGCACATTGGCGCGGCGGAGCTGAAAGGAATGGCGCTGGCGACGATCGTTGGGATCGGTCTGAGCCTGATCTTCAAGCTGATTTCTGTCCTGCGCCCGGAAGAAGTGGTGCTGGACGCGGAAGATGCGGATACGCCGAAGCCGTAA
- the upp gene encoding uracil phosphoribosyltransferase translates to MKIVEVKHPLVKHKLGLMRENDISTKRFRELASEVGSLLTYEATAGLETEKVTIEGWNGPVEVDQIKGKKITVVPILRAGLGMMEGVLENVPSARISVVGMYRNEETLEPVPYFQKLVSNIDERMALIVDPMLATGGSVIATIDLLKKAGCSSIKVLVLVAAPEGIAALEKAHPDVELYTASIDQGLNEHGYIIPGLGDAGDKIFGTK, encoded by the coding sequence ATGAAGATCGTGGAAGTCAAACACCCACTCGTCAAACACAAGCTGGGTCTGATGCGTGAGAACGATATCAGCACCAAACGCTTTCGTGAACTCGCCTCGGAAGTAGGCAGTCTGCTGACCTACGAAGCGACTGCGGGCCTGGAAACCGAAAAAGTAACCATTGAAGGCTGGAATGGTCCGGTCGAAGTGGATCAAATCAAAGGCAAAAAAATTACCGTTGTACCTATCCTGCGTGCCGGTCTGGGCATGATGGAAGGCGTGCTGGAAAACGTACCCAGCGCACGTATCAGCGTGGTCGGCATGTACCGCAACGAAGAAACGCTTGAGCCGGTCCCGTATTTCCAGAAGCTGGTATCCAATATCGACGAGCGCATGGCGCTGATCGTCGACCCGATGCTGGCAACCGGGGGTTCTGTTATCGCCACTATCGATCTGCTGAAAAAAGCGGGCTGCAGCAGCATCAAAGTGCTGGTGCTGGTGGCGGCCCCGGAAGGGATCGCCGCGCTGGAAAAAGCGCATCCGGATGTGGAACTCTACACCGCGTCGATCGACCAGGGCCTGAACGAGCACGGATACATTATTCCGGGGCTGGGTGATGCCGGCGATAAGATTTTTGGTACGAAGTAA